The sequence below is a genomic window from Sulfuracidifex metallicus DSM 6482 = JCM 9184.
TCAGGATATTCCTTCTCAACCAACGACTTCACTTCCTTTATTGTAGCTCCTTGTTCCTTGGCAATGTCCATCAATTTGACGTAATCTCCTTCTATCTCGATCTCCTCAAGTGCGGGTTTAGGCAAGTTCTGGTTGAGCCACCTATAGACCTTTGTAACGTCGACCTTCCTCTTGAAGGTTATCATGTCGGGGAAATTCATTTTCTCCCCTGCTAGTTCCTCGTCTACGAGTATCAGTACTTTCTCCTTTACGTTCTTGAGCTTGTGAACTTTTTCCTCAAGATACTCCTTCGTCCAAAATCCAACTATTTCTATGTAAAAGGAGTACTTTCCCTTCTTTACTGCGAAGTCTGGAACCATTACTCTTCCGCTACCGTCTTCCACCAGTAGGTAACCGGGCTCTCTGACTATCTCCCAATCCTTCGCTACCGTCTTGAAATCTTTATAGAAGTTTTCCTCCACTGAGCTATCAAAGGTTGTGTCTTGAGCCTTACGATCTACGAAAGGAAAATCTTCAATATTTACCTTATAAATTCTCTTCTTTAAGCCAACTACAACCTCAGCTTCTATTTTCCATCCATCATTCTTGACTATTTCAGGCAAGAGAAGAGCTAAGTTCCTTCCATATCTTTCGCTCAGCTTCAATAAGGTCATAGGTCCAATGAACTCCACAATGTTGTCCTTATAAGCGTAATACATTAGACCTAAGAGCTTTGAAAGTCTTATAACTTCCTTCCATCCTGATTTTATTTGAACCTTCATTCTAAAAGCTTTGAACAATATGGTTTGCAATAAGCTGAGATTGTACTTGCTCACAAGTTCATAAGGGGTTACCTTTGGAACCTTGGATATAATCATTTCATCCTTCATGTCAGAATACATGTATTCTATAGGGTCAACCTTGAACTTCTCCGAGCCTCCCTCAAGATCCTCTCCCTTTCCTCGTGGTCTATCACAGGACCCTTGCTGAAAAGAAACCTCCTTAATTCCGTAGGAGAAAACGAAGAAACCTTCTTCCCCTCTAAAACGCAAAGCCTAAGCATCACCGTGGCTAATCCCTTAACTAGCTTATAATCGTAAACCTTAGATAGCATCTTAATTTCTTCGCCTATCTCTGAAACCTTTTTGCCTTCCTTGAAGATCTCCATAACGTGATATGCCGCGTCCTCATCTGGTCTGGCAAAGAGAGGTATGATTTCCTCTCCCTTAACCTTAAACCTAGCAAGCTCATACTGTAGCATTTTTCCTCCTCCTAACGCTCAATCCGTGATCTGACGTGTTTTTAGTGACCAACTCTATAAGCAAAGCGCTCTTTCCTTCCTTCTTCCTAAGTATTCTACCTAGTCTTTGCAAAAACTGTCTTCTGGTTCCGTACCCAGCCATCATTATAGCCACGTTCGCGTCGGGTACGTCAACTCCTTCATCTAGCACGCTACTGGTAACAATGACTTTGTATTCTCCTTCCTTGAATCTCTTGAGGATGTCCTCCCTTTCGTCCTTGGGGGTCTTATACGTAATTGCAGGGATGAGAAATTCTCTAGATATTTTATAAGCCATGAACGTATCCCTGGTAAAGATTATCACCTTATCGTTAATCATGTTGCTTAGGATTTCCCTCAGTTTGTTCATTTTGCTTTCAGAGTTGACTGCAAGCCTCAAAGCTTCCTGCCATGCCAACAATGCCTCCCTACCTTCCTTCTCCCTTGAGGCTAAGTAAACTAGCTTCCTGAAATCCTTTAAGCTAGACATCTTGATCCTTTTCTTCCTAAGGTAGGAGTTCATCTTTTTCCTGAGTTCAGTGTAACGTTCTACCTCTTCCTCTTTTAATTCTACATATATTCTCTTAACCTCGAAGTCTGAAACATACTTTCCTTTAAGCTGATTAACGTCCATTCTGAATACAACTGGACCGACCAAGGAGGGGAGAACCCTATGTCTACCGTCTTCCCTTTCCGGAGTTGCTGTGAGTCCTAACCTATAAGGTGAAGCAAAGAGAAGCCCTATCTGTGAATACCCCTCCGAAGGCAAATGATGAACCTCGTCAAATATCAACATGCCGAACTTGTTGCCTAAGCCCTCAGCCCTAGTATAAGCAGAGTCATAGGTGATGACAGTTATTCCCCTTATATCGTCCTCCCCGTTGCCTATTATTCCGGGTTTTGTTCCCAGAACGTTCTCCACGGATTTAGCCCATTGATATAGTAAATCCACTGTTGGTACCACTATCAAAGTGGAGATCTTGGTCTTAGAAATAGCAGCAAGACCTACCATGGTCTTCCCAGCTCCCGTTGGGAGTACAACTATTCCTCTACCTTTCTTAGACCACGCCTCTATAGCCTTCCTTTGATAGTCCCTCAGGCTCTCTACTTCTTTAACTTTAGGAAACGGAACTAGGTTTAGAACGTCGTCTTTATATTCAATCTCTGATTCCTGAAAGTAATTTAAAACGAGGGGATAGTTCTTCGCATATCCGATATAGCATTTTGCCCTCTCGTTCCATTCGAGTTGAGGAGCGTAGATATCTGACATCAAAAGTCCTTTGGAATACCTTAAGTAAGCCACTAGAGAATTTATACATCATTGAAAATAAACGATTCCCCCTCTAAACCCGTAATACCAGAAAGTCCTCTATGACTTTTGAGAGCTCCCCTATCTGATGTCCGGCAGGAGAGTGCTTCATCCCTGGTATTATGACAAAATTACAAGAGTTTCCTTTCAACATGTCGCACATTTTCCTTCCGTGGTCAAGAGGAACGATCTCGTCCTTTTCTCCATATATTAACAATACTTTAGAGTTAACTAATTGATTAGCGTAATTTATTGGAGATGTCTTGTCTAGGTTTTTAAGTACAGATAAATCCTTGTAGAGACGACTTTGTACCGTTCCTTCCTCAAACATGGAAAGGTATTCCAATTGCATATTCCTATCAGTAGGAGAGGAAACCGCTATGACATACTCTGCTTTCATCAAGGACCCCAGGATGAGAGCTGCAGTCCCACCTCGTGAATGCCCAGCTACGCATTCATATCTATCGTCCTTGAAACGCAAGACTATCTCTTCAACCTCCTGCTCTACGTATGGTGCATTTACCTCAGCGAACTTAGAAATGGGTTCCGTAAGCCAACGTATTTTCTCTGGAGACGAGTTTTTACCATGTAAAACTAAACATTTCATGTTGTTAAAGAAACCGAAATCAATTAAATAGACTTACTCTCCCTACGTTTCCTTCCTACATAAAATTCATTAAGGTTAGATAGCCTTTCAAATT
It includes:
- a CDS encoding DUF790 family protein, whose translation is MYSDMKDEMIISKVPKVTPYELVSKYNLSLLQTILFKAFRMKVQIKSGWKEVIRLSKLLGLMYYAYKDNIVEFIGPMTLLKLSERYGRNLALLLPEIVKNDGWKIEAEVVVGLKKRIYKVNIEDFPFVDRKAQDTTFDSSVEENFYKDFKTVAKDWEIVREPGYLLVEDGSGRVMVPDFAVKKGKYSFYIEIVGFWTKEYLEEKVHKLKNVKEKVLILVDEELAGEKMNFPDMITFKRKVDVTKVYRWLNQNLPKPALEEIEIEGDYVKLMDIAKEQGATIKEVKSLVEKEYPEYVVLKTFAVRKSLFEAMRNEDFNGKDVQEIKKKYGEFAEEAMEFLGYKVKYKDLFNAVVCR
- a CDS encoding DUF790 family protein, with amino-acid sequence MLQYELARFKVKGEEIIPLFARPDEDAAYHVMEIFKEGKKVSEIGEEIKMLSKVYDYKLVKGLATVMLRLCVLEGKKVSSFSPTELRRFLFSKGPVIDHEERERILREARRSSRLTL
- a CDS encoding DEAD/DEAH box helicase family protein; the protein is MAYLRYSKGLLMSDIYAPQLEWNERAKCYIGYAKNYPLVLNYFQESEIEYKDDVLNLVPFPKVKEVESLRDYQRKAIEAWSKKGRGIVVLPTGAGKTMVGLAAISKTKISTLIVVPTVDLLYQWAKSVENVLGTKPGIIGNGEDDIRGITVITYDSAYTRAEGLGNKFGMLIFDEVHHLPSEGYSQIGLLFASPYRLGLTATPEREDGRHRVLPSLVGPVVFRMDVNQLKGKYVSDFEVKRIYVELKEEEVERYTELRKKMNSYLRKKRIKMSSLKDFRKLVYLASREKEGREALLAWQEALRLAVNSESKMNKLREILSNMINDKVIIFTRDTFMAYKISREFLIPAITYKTPKDEREDILKRFKEGEYKVIVTSSVLDEGVDVPDANVAIMMAGYGTRRQFLQRLGRILRKKEGKSALLIELVTKNTSDHGLSVRRRKNATV
- a CDS encoding prolyl oligopeptidase family serine peptidase, translated to MKCLVLHGKNSSPEKIRWLTEPISKFAEVNAPYVEQEVEEIVLRFKDDRYECVAGHSRGGTAALILGSLMKAEYVIAVSSPTDRNMQLEYLSMFEEGTVQSRLYKDLSVLKNLDKTSPINYANQLVNSKVLLIYGEKDEIVPLDHGRKMCDMLKGNSCNFVIIPGMKHSPAGHQIGELSKVIEDFLVLRV